Within the Plectropomus leopardus isolate mb chromosome 15, YSFRI_Pleo_2.0, whole genome shotgun sequence genome, the region AGACTGGCTCTGTAATACAGTACATACCAGCAGATCAGCTGTGAGCAGATCCTGGGTTCATTTATAGCTGTGGCCTTGTGTCCCTGCACGTCTGCCTGGCAACTCCTAACTCTGCTGTTCCAACTACTCAAGCTCACCCACCTCTCAGACACTTTGGCCCCGTTATACTCTCACCATGTCTAATTACTAGATACACAGCAGTCTGGGGAATTTAAATGTAGGACATTCTTTATGTAGCTCGTGCCTCCGTGTTAAATGTAGGCACCACTGCTGTTGGAAGAGTTCTCCACCTGTGACTTAATCAGTTTTATCTCTTGTCGCCCACAGGTCCCAGGGGCTCCTATTGATGAAGAAAGTGGGCAACATGTGGAGCAACCTGAAGAGCAAATGCCAGACGCTGTTTCACAGTTCAGGACCCAGTGAAAGCAGGGTTGATGCCGATGCCGTCCACTGTGTGGTGGATCTCGGCCAAGGCAGCTCAGGTGAGGCTCAGGCATCAGGAGCCTCAAGCCCGTCCCGGAGCCTCCTGCCAGTGCCAATGGTAACAGCAGGACGTCGCCATCATAACTGTGTGTCGGACATCCCTCAGATAGTAGAGATTACAATCGATAAGGACACTGAGGATGTGCGGGGGGGATCAGGGGGTGTTCCCCTGGCCCGGAGAGACTCCTATTCCCGTCATGCTCCATGGGGGGGCAAGAAAAAACACTCATGTTCCACCAAAACCCAGAGTTCTCTGGAGGCAGACAGGCGGTCTGGGCGCTTACGGGGGAGTGGGAACCGTAGGGACAGGCGTTACGGAGTCAGCTCCATCCAGGAGATGAGCGACTCTGTATCTGGAGGACGCAGTCTGACTGCTCGGTCTTTGCGCCAGCGTCTAAGTGATACAGTAGGACTGTGCTTACCCCTGCCCGCGCGCAGACGCTCCCGCTCATCTAAGAACCCCGTCACCTCCAAACGTAAGATTCACCTGACAGAGCTCATGCTGGAGACCTGCCCCTTCCCACCAGGTTCAGACCTCGCTCACAAGTGGCACTTGATCAAGCAACACACAGCACCGGTCAGCCCGCATTCCTCCACTGCCCTGCTGGATGCCTTTGACCCGGCCCACCCCTCTcctgaggatgaggaggaacgTCTACGTGAGCGCCGCAGACTCAGCATCGAGGAAGGTGTGGACCCACCACCTAATGCACAGATCCACACCCTGGAGGCCTCAGTGCCGGGCTCCTCTCTCTACAAACTGGGACCAAAGATGGCTCCCGGCATGGGAGAGGCCTCTGGGGATGGCCGGGCTTCAGGCGCTGGCAGCTCTGTAGGTGCTGGATTATCAGGGGCCTGTGGGCAGGTGTTGGGGGCTGCAGCGTCAGCCCAGGACTGTGACTCTGAGGAGGACTCGACCACCCTCTGTCTGCAGGCCAGGAGGCCTAAACAGAGGCACGCCTCTGGGGACGGTCATCTGAGTCGGCAGCAGCCTGGGCCCTGGAAGGTTCACACCCAGATAGACTACATCCACTGCCTGGTGCCGGACCTATTGCAGATCACAGCTCTGCCCTGCTACTGGGGCGTGATGGACCGCTATGAGGCTGAGGCGCTGCTGGATGGAAGGCCAGAGGGCACCTTCCTGCTGCGTGACTCAGCCCAGGAGGACTACCTCTTCTCCGTTAGCTTCCGACGTTACAACCGCTCACTGCACGCCCGCATCGAGCAGTGGAACCACAACTTCAGCTTCGACGCACACGACCCTTGTGTTTTCCACTCTTCCACCGTCACAGGACTGCTGGAACACTACAAGGATCCCAGCGCCTGCATGTTTTTTGAACCGCTGCTTACGGCACCTCTCCATCGGACCTTTCCCTTCGGCCTGCAGCACCTGGCACGAGCCGCCATCTGCCGCTGGACCACTTACGATGGTATAGGCTCTCTGCCGCTGCCGCCTGCCTTGCAGGACTTCCTCAAGGAGTATCACTATAAACAGAAAGTACGAGTTCGCTGGCTGGAGAGGGAACCACCACTCAAGGTCAAATAGGGTGGGCTTCTCCATcgcctgtacacacacactgcaggaggATTACAGAACTTAAAAAATTCCTCATTAGCCAATTTAGAGGCTATACTGACGTGGCTCTCTTTCTGGTGGGGGATGGAAATTAAATGTAACAAGCTATACAAGATTCATTCTAATCTTTGTTTTAGTTATTACTTACATCACAGAAAATACATATGATTATATTCAGTATAACGCTGTCTGGCAagcacatgtttttgtgttgaacAGGTTGTTTTGACAGGGAGGGAAGGCGCAAATATCAGcgctttgtgtcttttctctccTGCTTTGTGCTAAATGTCTGCCTGATCTCACAACATCACCCTGCCTGTAGACCTGCCTGCATGTCTCCCTTATTCATCCCAAATTGCTATTTAGGCCCACATGGCTAAATTGTACAGTTCACTTAGTgctttctctattttttttcttccttagCTTGTCAAAGCACCTAGTGGAGCACCTTCCCAAGAgggttttaatgtgtgtgtgtgggttgagAGGGCATCTGGAGATGCTATTGTTATATTGCAGTCAGAGCTTGTCCCATGGATCGAGCTACATAAGGCACATTCTTTGCCATCTCTTTGCACGCATGAGCATCCGCTAAGCCAGGGACAGATTCTGAGAGGGTCCAGAAAGTTCAGGACAGCACATCAGGGAAATGAAGTGCTTTCTAAGGACCATTGTTACAGTTGTCACAGCAGTGCGACAGTTCTTCATCGGCCACAGACACTTCAGCTCATTGCACTCTGTTGTGCATGTATGCACACAGGCCATTTCATCCTGTATGAAATTGAGCTCCTAGGGTAACATTTGAGCAGCAGGGTGTCTTCATGGAATTCTGTTATGACTTGATAGTGTTTAGTTTTACACCTGCTTCCTTCAGTTGACATCTTTTGGTGGCATCTGGTATACAGAGAGCTTCAACCCTGCATTTccttaattgttatttttcttcactACACTTGTAACCCTGTTGTAGATAGTTTTTAACTTTGGTTACAGACAGAAATGCTAACAAGGCTTCTCAGATGATGAAAAATCGAAATGCTAGCATCCATGTAAACATTAAAAGGCTGTTTCATGGGAGACTTCATGTAGTCAAAGATCATAAATGGGGAAAACAGCTAACCTCTTACGATACTTTTAagacataataataatctgcTTGTTAAAACTGTAAACTGCAGGATTAGATTGCAGTACCCCTTCCTCCATAATTTCTCTTATAAAATCATGTTAACATGTGTTGAGCTGTTTTTACAAAGAGCACTGTGTCACCAACAGGAAAGAGCCAGTGTAGCCTTTTTGGGTATTGATGTCCCCCACTTTACAACTTAAAACTAAAAGGTCTCAACCCCAACAAATCCCCTCATTGCCCAGTTGCATTTATAGTCATAGTGATAGCACCGAGTGCAGGCAACACTCAACTCTCGAGAGGTCGACATATCTTTGAGAGCTTTAGTTATGTAACCTGAATGATTTTAGCTATGTTacttgaaacaaaaacactgctggCTAGCCggccatttctgttttgttctcatTGTGTGAAGAGAAAATAAGTGTAACCTATGTGCCTTTTTATAGAGCCATTTATCCTGTTCCATAATCAGTTGCTTTGTAGTCAAAACCTGCAACAGGAGGTGCTTCAACACAGTCCACTCAGATGCCATCAAATGAGACTGAAGAGGATTATAATAAGAGTATAGAGGTGCATGAGCTTCAAGCTCACTTACATGTGGTGCATGTTAAAGTTTTTATAACAGCTAAAATATCGGTGGTGCTATGTTGCTTAAGCTATGACAGATTATTAAAATGATGAGTTGCACATTAGTTACATCTGTTCTCACTCAATAATGCATGTATTAGTCTCTCGCCACATTATGGCCCGAATGGTAGTATTAGGTTGTTAGTGGGTCCAATGTCAGCCCTACTGTAGCATATTTCAGAGCAAGATATCAATGTCCAGCCCTCACACGTCTGGGTCGTAGTCTGCAGCTTGAGCATGAAGGTTAACTCTCTACAGTGAGTTTTGAACCTCTGATGACATTGCCCAAGTTAGCCATTAGCAACAGTGTTTGTTCTAACTCTtagcagtaaaaaaataaaattgcatattaccaggcttttttaaaaaaggaactgACTTGAAAGTATGTAGATGAAAACCCAGCAAGTAATgtgtaaaactaaaatgttaaaagtaaaacacacaagATCATTAACATCAGAAAGCTTAATACACAGAGTTCTCAAACTAGTTCATATTTTAGTTTGTGTGCTTGCGCTCATGTGCTCAAGGTTACTTTAGTTCTCATTAGTACGGATGAACCATGAACAAATGTcggtgtgtttttttgccccCTGAATATCTGAGCCCGTGACCAAAGCTCTTGTACACACCTATGTGTAATAACTAGTAGGCTAAAGCTTATCAGTGTGCTCAGTGGTGTTCTGCTAAATTATAATTCAAATGCAAGCAAATGGAAGCTAGATccataatacagtatgtttgaCTGCTCTTCTTTATATATAAATTCATGGGGTTAGACATGGCCCTGTCAAGCTCACCTCTACCCTGAAATTCAATGCTCAGCACCTTCTCCGCCAAACTGTTATCATATTTTCACTTATCTGTCAGGCAggaaattacacatttttatgcaGGTGGTAAAAGATAATTGGTGAAGGTATAAGGGTTATCATTTGTCATATCTCAGAGGCcaattttcactttcactaccGCAGTGCAAATCAATCAGAATTACATCTCTTCAAGTCCAAAACATTTTCCACTGCCCTGCACTTTGTTCCCAGAAAGCTTGAATGTGTTAAAGTggcaaaagtggaaaaacattTGAGTTGCTTTTATGTGCACTTTCATGATTCAGGATTTTTAGCATCCACACTGTCAAATAggagaaatatatctatttgAAAACCCACACACATCAATACTATCTTGCTCATGGTCACCTGTCTACCATGCTACTGCCAGTGCCTAGCAATAGCATACAACTCCTTACAACGCCCCACCCCACTCACAGGCACTAATCACAGGCTAATTTTACCATGTTGGGATATAAATTTACTGGGTACTAAAAGGGCCACTCTGTGTTGCCTTATGGCTGCTGTGTGGCTGAGGGAggccttttttattattatatccaactgctctctctccatctgGCCACATCCCTAACATCACTGTGCTGATGTGGAGGTGACTGCGGTGGAGACCGAACTAAGGCCTGTTTGTCCTCCCCCTCCACTCTCTATCCGACCCTGCTAGGGCGAGTTACCCTAAAGTTAACTTTAAGGAGCCCAGGcccaggaggaggagagatggagcTGGCTTCCTGTTGTGGTAGCGGCTTGCTCACAGAGAGGGTTTGGGATTCGTTGAAGTAAATAGCACtttaattgtgtatttttgttctaCAGTGCAGTCTGCAGGTATAAGGACAGTGGCaggtttttctttgtgttggtTCTTTACTGCAGCATATTGGATTTGAAATGACAGTTGGGCATAGTGACAACTGAAGGCTTTACTTTGCATCCTTACTGGGTGATAGGAGTTGCACTGCCTTTTGTACAAAGGCCCCAACTTTTAGAAactaaaatcatatttattagGGGTGGGCTATATGGCCACAATCTACCAGTATGATATATGCTcatttataaacttttttttcacctgactGTTGGATTCAAAAATCTACCAGCTACTCATAAATTGCTATTGTTTTTGAGATGGtaagtgaagcaaatctagcagttCCTTGCATTTTTTACCAGGATGTGGTTGGTGCTAATTCCCAATTCTGGTAAAGGTATTTATCACAATACAGTTGTATGTAACTGTTccctaaatttaattttaaaatggtttaaaataaacataatgtaATTAACCTAATCTTCTATCTTCTAAACTTTTATTTAGAACTtccatacaaacaaaaaactttctCATGAGACAACACTTAAGTTATAAACAAGCCTAAAACAGTTACACAGTTTTAACAGTaaaagcttaaaggttcctgaGAACAATAGTTTAAGGTGATCCAGGTTTCTGTAGTTAAAACTTCACTTTTCTCCTGTGTGGCTACCCAAATTAATTGCGAAGCAGCTGGATTCACGATATCACGCTGGGAATCATAAGATCAATCGAGTCTCCAGCCCGTATTTGCTACATAGCCGGATAGCTCTCACAATAGAAACAGCATTGCCGAATCTCTACCGGTGGATGCATTTCTTGTtgtaaagatttatttttgtggcttttttccctttatgaTTGGATGGCATTAGCATGACAAGGGGTGAGAAAGGAgatgacatgtagcaaagggccacaggttggaaCTGAATAGCAGCAGCTGTGCAAGGATATAGTCTTTGTACATGGAGCACTCACTCTCCCAGATGAGCTACTGGATGCTCCAGATTGATACATTTGTCCTGCTGCATGGTATATACCGTCATATCACCCAACCCTAATATTTAGTATTTGGCTGAACATCATTTGCAACCAATCAAAGCTGAATTCTATTTTAGCTCTGATAGCTATTCTATTCTTGCTTTTTTGACTCTCTGATCCACAGTTGGATTAAAACATTCTGTTTTGGCCCTCATTGGTTGTCTTGTCTTCATGTTAAAAGCCATTGTTGGCCTGCTTTCACTCAACTTTGGGGGTTTCATATGAAAAGAGCTTTGTCACTGTCACCTTATAGTCAACATTACGTTACCAATATGCTGCACTGCAGAGCCAAAACTATAATTTCCTCCCTGTCAAAATACTTAACggcagcactgtgtgtgttttagctcAAAATGGCGAAACTTGTCTGAGTGTTTAGAAAAAATACCAGCGATCCTGAAATATTTCGCTGATATTCAGGCGTTGTAAGCTGTGTCGATGGATTCTCCCCCATGCTGCAGACTcggtgcatgcgtgtgtgttgcGCGGGAGTATATTAGTGTATGGACAGAGCCACACGGAGGGTTCTAGTGGAGGGGATGCAGAGTCGACACGACTGTGAGGGGTGATGACAGTGACTCCTATGAACAATGCCTCTCTGCCCCCCATCCCACCACCCCTCTCTTATTCTCAGGCAGGCCCCGTTGCAAGGAGAGTCCCAGGACCCTCTCAACCCAGTTTTCCCCATGGGAAATATCAGACATTAACCGTAGCACATGTTTGCCATATAGCCCGTAGATTTaggagagatttaaaaaaaaacgaaaaaacaaCGTATGTATGATGAATGATGTAATAGGAGCCTGatgaaaagatattttattCTTCTGTGGTGCATTAACTGTCTGGAACACATACATTTTGCACACACTTGCTATCACACTTCTTCTGACACCTGCACTACCCCCAGGTATTGACACAAAccctcccaccaccaccaccccaccCCTAAAGCCAGGGATGTGTAAACATGGACCACATTTAGCCAGCACCACCTTTCTGTGttactccccccaaaaaagggaaagcaaagatgggtgtttatgtgtgtattctatgttcttaaaacaaaaatgccgTGAATTGAACTATTTTGACCTTATATTGTCATTAGTATGACACTATTTAGCTGCACTATGAGAGCCTCATTTGTGGCAAGAAACCACTGGGTCTGGTCTAGATGAGAGACAGGCTGGCTGTGTCACTAGCTGTCCCACTAAACACCCCTGGATGAAGGACATCTAAACCCCCCCACCTCGGTACGACTCATGGTTTCAGCTCTTAAGAGgacaaacaaaaagatattttaaacattttttcccatataTATTTTAGAAAGCTGGGTTAAGTGCTAtatgcaaacagaaaaagatgtaTGAAAGAATTATTTTCCATTATTACTTCTCCCTAATATGCAATGGAGTGTAGTGTAACAATGGTTGCAATCCTCTGTCACTTTAATGCTGTATGTGCACATTGGTTGCTGTGTGGATGTGGGTGCCGAGGCAACAGGACTTGACAATGATGGGAACTAATGGTTGTCACTCTGCAGCACCGCCCGTGTTCCCAGACTGCCTTATTCGTTCTGACCAATCACAAGAGCCCCTTTAAGTCCCGGGCCGCAGCCACTGCCACAGGCTGACCAAGCTGCCGTCAGACGAATATTGCCgttccattttcttctgcttttcctcgcttttcctttttctttccttttttttaaaaaaatttcttcCGGTCAGGTAGGATTTGGAGCGTGTAAATGGCATAATCATGTTCACATTTCACTGTCTGTTCTGTGTATCTGCTTCACCattcaaagagagaaaaaaacagttgttttccAGTATAACCTGTTCATTTTTAAGAGCCGTATGATGCGACACTTGTAGCTGTCACTCTTGGTGCTTGGCTTATGCTTCATTGTCTTAATATTCCAAATAAAACTGTTAAGTGTAATCCACACTGGCCCATGATATAATGttgagtttgtttgttctttatcACGCTGTAATACATGCCTTGAAGTGTCGTAGCAGTGAGTCAGGGTGTGAATTGGTCAGAGTTTAGGGTGACACATGGGTGTTTGATTTCAGTTAATGTTCAAGAGACAATGGTGGTGGATCACTGAAACCAAAGGCTCAGCATTCAGTACATACCACATATCTCTTTCTAAACGGTGCCAGGAGTGTGTTCAAGTTGCTCACCTAACATGTTGTTAATGTCACATTTAGATCATGAAATGATCGATTGACACTCACTGTGttaacatgcacaaaacattCCGATTTATGCCcttattttcaaaaagacaatatttctgtaaaatagcTACTGAAAATATGTATTCTTACAATATCCCCTTCAACACACAGTCTCCAATTAACATGCATGGAGTTTATCACGTcagaaaaatatggaaaagcaaACAGCTAGAGCCACTTGTCATTCTGCTTCTTTAAATCAAAATAGAGTTTCCTACTGGAAGTGGACTTGTTGAACCGTGCTTACACAGACTGCCTCTGTTATTGCTTCAACCACCCTCTTTAAAGGTTggtgttgtgatatttttacaTATCCCAAAACCTGTTGATAATCTAGTCTTTGATTAGgttaaaagtaggtgtgtttccCTCTTAAGACCAAAAATAGGGGCTTTTCTCTTGGGCATTCATTTCTATCCAGACTTGCAATCTATTGGCGAGTTGGTTTATGTACAACATATCCATGAAAACACACCGAGCCGCCCATAAACAGGCAAGAGACTGTGTGTcgcaaactgcaataaaaaaccCCAATTGAGTTAAACATTCTTAATACACTGTATACATATCCAAATAAtgcttttaaaacctgaataatactgACCTATGCCACGTCTTGTTCggaaaatgctacatttggaAAATCCAAacggaatatgctgtttacatgacccatatcaaattctgtattttgtcatatttagaaCAATAagggaatattagtgtgcatgtaaacatatcaACTGATGCAATAACATAAACGTGgtggtttttaaaaagcaatatcgctaaaaatcaaaaagataAATCGTTAACAAGAAAATTCCAAGCTTTAACGGATCTGTACACCTGAATACACTCATTCTacagctaaaataaaaacactgctgcCGGCCTGAGTCATGGCTTTGTGGCCATTGGGAATAAAGCCCTATCAAAGCAAGCTTCCAAAATAAGGCTTGGGGATCTCAATCTGtgtatcccaaaaacagcttcacTGGTGGGCAGCTTCTAGctgtaaactgaaaaaaaaagccttcatTGCCAGCCAGTGAGGTGCTGACCCGGAGGATGGTGGGATGACTCCCACCTGCCTGAATCAGGTCCATGGGCAGATCCAGAaccagaaaaatatcaaaaaataaaaataaaattgtctaCAATTTAGAAGCATTATAGTACTCAAGATCGGCCTCAAGAACACTTTTTGAAGCTCCTCTTGTACTCGACCGTATTTTTACTCTAAGACAAAGAGGATtctggattttatttcaagaatGGTCAAGACCACAACCACAGGGATAATACTGAATTGCAGGTGCAAAAAAGAAGTAGTGAATAAAAATGGTTAATCTGATTTCAGTTTGTTAGTCTTTATCTGTTTGCTCAtagaaaacaatgcaaaattCCCACACTAAAATAATCTCTGCCA harbors:
- the socs5b gene encoding suppressor of cytokine signaling 5b, with the translated sequence MKKVGNMWSNLKSKCQTLFHSSGPSESRVDADAVHCVVDLGQGSSGEAQASGASSPSRSLLPVPMVTAGRRHHNCVSDIPQIVEITIDKDTEDVRGGSGGVPLARRDSYSRHAPWGGKKKHSCSTKTQSSLEADRRSGRLRGSGNRRDRRYGVSSIQEMSDSVSGGRSLTARSLRQRLSDTVGLCLPLPARRRSRSSKNPVTSKRKIHLTELMLETCPFPPGSDLAHKWHLIKQHTAPVSPHSSTALLDAFDPAHPSPEDEEERLRERRRLSIEEGVDPPPNAQIHTLEASVPGSSLYKLGPKMAPGMGEASGDGRASGAGSSVGAGLSGACGQVLGAAASAQDCDSEEDSTTLCLQARRPKQRHASGDGHLSRQQPGPWKVHTQIDYIHCLVPDLLQITALPCYWGVMDRYEAEALLDGRPEGTFLLRDSAQEDYLFSVSFRRYNRSLHARIEQWNHNFSFDAHDPCVFHSSTVTGLLEHYKDPSACMFFEPLLTAPLHRTFPFGLQHLARAAICRWTTYDGIGSLPLPPALQDFLKEYHYKQKVRVRWLEREPPLKVK